A window of Eubacteriaceae bacterium ES3 contains these coding sequences:
- a CDS encoding sensor domain-containing diguanylate cyclase, translating to MKKNRVAIIIATIIIGGISAISYFSFYIYSQIIRDDIMNISKLTSTSIYSEIDNELTKPIFVSLTMANDAFVKEWINNEGQRQETEIINYLEGIRSKYDYQSVFLVSDQSNRYYTYDGLLKVVDDSNNHDQWYYQFMKQDNIYALDVDQDEANNQLLTVFINCKIYDENNQVIGVTGVGIEMNYLQNLLLEFEDNYSLEALLVDSNGLIQAHRNGDYIESVNINDLEMYQGIGQALYDKSQELNVFDVNEEAHEEFVISHYIEEMDWYLIVRKNTQILAESLYKQMFYDFMFTVLILISILFIVLKVLKKNNDIIRETALLDSFGVLMNRKGFDEKLKYVLRFQDETKDPWCLFMMDLDGFKRLNDTHGHLQGDAILKQVMILGKSILADHLITRWGGDELSGIIYLKHQEAYALLEKLRIAIGKDLLLAEYNISVSIGLTQATAQDSEDSIIKRADQALYAAKSRGKNQVVYQ from the coding sequence ATGAAAAAGAATCGTGTTGCAATTATTATTGCAACAATTATAATTGGTGGAATAAGTGCCATTTCCTATTTTAGTTTTTATATTTACAGTCAGATTATCCGTGATGATATCATGAATATTTCCAAGCTGACGTCGACCAGCATCTATTCAGAAATTGACAATGAACTGACAAAGCCGATTTTTGTCAGTCTGACAATGGCGAATGACGCTTTTGTTAAAGAGTGGATAAATAATGAAGGGCAACGGCAGGAAACTGAGATTATCAATTATCTGGAAGGAATACGCAGTAAATACGACTATCAGTCTGTTTTTTTGGTTTCAGATCAGTCAAATAGGTATTATACCTATGATGGTCTGTTAAAAGTTGTTGACGATTCAAATAATCACGACCAATGGTATTATCAGTTTATGAAGCAGGACAATATCTATGCATTAGATGTCGATCAGGATGAGGCCAACAATCAGCTCTTAACAGTTTTTATTAATTGTAAAATATATGATGAAAATAACCAGGTGATTGGGGTGACCGGTGTCGGCATCGAAATGAACTATCTTCAAAATCTACTGCTGGAATTTGAAGATAATTATAGTCTTGAGGCTCTGCTGGTTGATTCTAATGGTCTGATTCAAGCCCACAGAAATGGCGATTATATTGAATCGGTGAATATCAATGATCTGGAAATGTACCAGGGGATTGGTCAGGCACTTTATGATAAATCTCAAGAGCTTAATGTTTTTGATGTAAATGAAGAGGCTCATGAAGAATTTGTAATCAGTCATTATATTGAGGAAATGGACTGGTATCTGATTGTTAGAAAAAACACTCAGATTTTGGCTGAGTCTTTATATAAGCAAATGTTTTATGACTTTATGTTTACGGTGCTGATCCTTATTTCAATTTTGTTTATAGTATTAAAGGTTTTAAAAAAGAACAATGATATCATTCGTGAAACAGCATTGCTTGATTCTTTTGGTGTTTTAATGAATCGTAAGGGTTTTGATGAAAAACTGAAGTATGTATTACGTTTTCAGGATGAAACGAAAGATCCCTGGTGTCTGTTTATGATGGATCTCGATGGATTTAAAAGACTAAATGACACACATGGTCATTTGCAGGGAGATGCAATTCTTAAGCAGGTAATGATTTTAGGTAAAAGTATTTTAGCGGATCATCTGATCACCCGCTGGGGTGGAGATGAGTTGAGTGGTATTATCTATCTAAAACATCAAGAAGCATATGCGTTACTGGAAAAGCTTAGAATAGCGATTGGTAAAGATCTTCTGCTGGCAGAATATAATATTTCAGTCAGTATTGGTTTGACACAGGCGACTGCTCAGGATTCCGAAGATTCAATTATCAAACGGGCAGACCAAGCTCTGTATGCAGCTAAATCCCGTGGAAAAAATCAGGTAGTCTATCAATAA
- a CDS encoding chemotaxis protein CheW, translated as MIIYKNKDFLSHMQDVMDYDKRISELNSQWDNIKLLCEINCPIQSKNVLPNVTSIQKSFFSLKQELIDTLISEKLRIIEQKIISKTQVQIDLLIRNLYERTADVGFLAMDDDIRNFIKMDSRTDDALYQIQNRLKEYVAKYSVYDEIIILDQNNQVIANLDPDNPILNMIINDPIIETTRTTSDSFVEAFQKSDLRPNKERAHIFTSKITDKGATIGVICLCFRFENEMDGIFSKLTRDYDGSVISIIDTDNKVIASSDPNHVPLGVTVEPVDPGVTGIEFYHGISSISKTVPTNGYQGYMGLGWRGHIMLPLNIACHEKDDLTELNETIREKLLSLNNAFSDKLGAITLKTESINSALRRIVYNGQIIARDESLQDEYTRLKPLLRAIGRIGTETSDLFQSSVTGLFSTVVSNSLIDSKFTASLCVEIMDRNLYERANDCRWWALNSTFRQLLAKDRLIESEKSQLTDILVYINGLYTVYTNLFLFDQTGTILAVSNPKCSEDIGKTLNDQYIKNILYNSQPELYFVSPFEQTDLYDSRPTYIYGASVTDIDHPGRVVGGIGIAFDSEDQFQRILEESISESTYALFTDRNKTIIASTNPNHPVGSSLQLDNDFFTIENGSSVSRILNDDGSYTSVGCACSSSYREYKESDGYQNDILAFVFVKLADTSTSHIKEHKSAEIEQVDIYFSMNDPFVKLATFSIDGQMYGLDQSYVLEALDMEGVISMPGISGPIKGAVEYEGNFITVVSLSELFNNQQDLLSTSSLLVLQLSETERIALQVDQLNNVLEINLNQIRTVGISSSVTGIFSPEDAADQTILVLDHQILYEKLMTNELAADFLQNLPLLQQ; from the coding sequence ATGATTATTTACAAAAACAAAGACTTTCTTTCCCATATGCAGGATGTCATGGACTATGACAAAAGAATTTCTGAACTGAACAGTCAATGGGACAACATCAAGTTACTCTGTGAAATCAATTGCCCGATTCAGTCTAAAAACGTTCTCCCCAATGTTACCAGTATCCAAAAAAGCTTTTTTAGTTTAAAACAGGAACTTATCGATACATTAATTTCTGAAAAGTTAAGAATTATTGAACAAAAGATTATCTCAAAAACTCAGGTCCAAATTGATCTACTGATCAGAAACCTCTACGAACGCACGGCCGATGTCGGTTTTCTGGCCATGGACGATGATATCCGAAATTTTATAAAAATGGATAGCCGAACTGATGATGCTCTCTATCAAATTCAAAACCGCCTGAAAGAATATGTAGCCAAATATTCTGTCTATGATGAAATCATTATTCTCGATCAGAATAATCAGGTCATTGCCAATCTGGATCCGGACAACCCTATCCTGAATATGATTATCAATGATCCTATTATTGAAACAACCAGAACAACATCAGACAGTTTTGTCGAAGCCTTTCAAAAATCAGACCTCCGCCCTAATAAGGAACGCGCCCATATTTTCACCAGCAAAATCACTGACAAGGGGGCAACGATTGGTGTTATCTGTCTCTGTTTTCGTTTTGAAAATGAAATGGACGGAATTTTCAGTAAACTTACCCGAGACTACGACGGCTCAGTCATCTCGATTATCGATACCGACAACAAAGTAATCGCCAGTAGTGACCCCAATCATGTTCCCCTTGGTGTCACCGTTGAACCCGTTGATCCCGGCGTTACCGGAATTGAATTCTATCACGGTATTTCGTCGATTTCGAAAACAGTTCCTACCAACGGCTATCAGGGCTATATGGGACTTGGCTGGCGCGGACACATCATGTTGCCGTTAAATATTGCCTGTCATGAAAAGGACGATCTGACAGAGCTCAATGAAACAATCCGGGAAAAACTTTTGTCACTTAACAATGCTTTTTCCGATAAATTAGGTGCTATTACCCTAAAAACTGAATCCATTAACAGCGCCCTGCGAAGAATCGTCTACAATGGCCAAATTATTGCCCGTGATGAGTCACTGCAGGATGAATACACGCGACTAAAACCCCTTTTGCGGGCTATCGGACGAATCGGCACCGAAACAAGCGACCTCTTCCAGAGTTCTGTTACCGGCCTTTTTTCAACGGTAGTCTCCAACAGCCTGATTGATTCGAAATTTACAGCTTCACTCTGTGTCGAAATTATGGACAGAAATCTATACGAAAGAGCCAATGACTGCCGATGGTGGGCTCTAAATTCCACCTTCCGCCAGCTTCTTGCCAAAGACAGACTCATCGAATCCGAAAAGAGTCAATTAACTGATATTTTAGTCTATATCAACGGCCTTTATACGGTCTATACAAATCTCTTTCTCTTTGATCAAACCGGCACTATTCTAGCAGTTTCAAATCCTAAGTGTTCAGAAGACATCGGAAAAACGCTTAATGACCAATATATCAAAAATATCCTTTATAATTCACAACCCGAACTATACTTTGTGTCACCGTTCGAACAGACAGATTTATACGATAGTCGTCCCACTTATATTTACGGTGCTTCTGTTACCGATATCGACCATCCTGGTCGCGTGGTCGGCGGGATTGGCATTGCTTTCGACAGTGAAGATCAGTTCCAGCGTATTCTTGAAGAATCCATTAGTGAAAGTACCTATGCCCTCTTTACGGACCGCAACAAGACAATCATCGCTTCTACTAATCCCAATCACCCGGTAGGCTCCAGTCTGCAGCTCGACAATGATTTCTTCACCATTGAAAATGGATCATCAGTCTCCAGAATTCTAAACGATGATGGTTCTTATACCTCCGTTGGCTGTGCCTGCTCCTCAAGCTATCGGGAGTATAAAGAAAGTGATGGCTACCAGAATGACATCCTGGCCTTTGTTTTTGTTAAACTGGCTGATACCAGCACAAGCCACATTAAAGAACATAAATCTGCTGAAATTGAGCAGGTGGATATCTATTTCTCTATGAATGATCCCTTTGTCAAACTGGCCACCTTCTCGATTGACGGTCAGATGTATGGACTCGACCAATCCTATGTCCTGGAAGCACTGGATATGGAAGGTGTCATCTCAATGCCGGGGATTTCAGGTCCCATCAAAGGGGCCGTTGAATATGAGGGTAATTTTATAACTGTGGTCAGCCTTAGCGAACTCTTTAACAACCAGCAGGATCTGCTGAGCACCTCCAGCTTATTGGTTCTTCAATTATCTGAAACAGAACGTATCGCTTTGCAGGTCGATCAGCTCAATAATGTATTGGAGATCAATTTAAATCAAATCCGCACAGTTGGTATTTCATCTTCCGTAACCGGCATCTTTTCACCAGAAGATGCTGCCGATCAGACTATCCTGGTGCTGGATCATCAGATCCTCTATGAAAAGCTGATGACCAATGAGCTGGCTGCCGATTTTCTCCAAAACCTCCCTCTGCTACAACAATAA
- a CDS encoding corrinoid protein, translating to MSKIEEVKAKVEAGKSKLVPGLVQEALDAGDAPQDILAGMIEAMSVVGDKFSKGEIFVPEMLIAAKAMSKGVDVLKPVMAGDGSSSLGTCVIGTVAGDLHDIGKNLVSMMIESAGFDMVDLGVDVPAEKFVEAAKENNNVKLVACSGLLTTTMPALKEAVATIKGSGLDVKVIVGGAPVTPEYAEEIGADAYAPDAGTAAVKAKEVIGA from the coding sequence ATGTCAAAAATTGAAGAAGTAAAAGCAAAAGTTGAAGCGGGTAAATCTAAGCTGGTACCAGGTCTTGTTCAGGAAGCATTGGATGCAGGCGATGCGCCACAGGATATTTTAGCTGGGATGATTGAAGCCATGAGTGTTGTTGGTGATAAATTCTCAAAAGGCGAAATCTTTGTTCCTGAAATGCTGATTGCAGCAAAAGCAATGTCTAAAGGTGTTGATGTATTAAAACCTGTTATGGCAGGAGATGGATCATCCTCTTTAGGAACATGTGTAATCGGAACGGTTGCAGGAGACCTTCATGATATTGGCAAAAACCTTGTTTCAATGATGATTGAAAGTGCCGGATTTGACATGGTAGATCTTGGTGTTGATGTTCCTGCTGAAAAATTTGTTGAAGCAGCAAAAGAAAACAATAATGTAAAACTGGTTGCCTGTTCTGGTCTTTTGACGACAACAATGCCAGCCTTAAAAGAAGCAGTGGCTACTATTAAAGGCAGCGGATTAGATGTGAAAGTTATTGTCGGTGGCGCACCGGTTACCCCTGAATATGCTGAAGAAATTGGTGCTGATGCTTATGCTCCAGATGCCGGAACTGCAGCTGTTAAAGCTAAAGAAGTAATTGGCGCATAA
- a CDS encoding uroporphyrinogen decarboxylase family protein, which translates to MLTKRQNLIETIKGGNPDRFVKQYEFMNIIMEAPMGAMAGPGQTIVNDWGITFTWPEGQLGGFPVHDDEHIVLKDITKWRDVVKAPSVDYPEERWAAAIEHANSVDRNEEYVTCFMAPGLFEMTHHLMSMEEAMMALYEEPEDMHDLIDYLVEYEIAYAKQLIDHLHPDCIFHHDDWGSQRASFLSPEMFDEFFLPAYKKVYGFLKDNGVELIVHHNDSYSANLVPSMIEMGIDIWQGVMSTNNTPEMIKKYGEKITFMGDIDSGVIDFPGWTKEIIMEKTKEACERCGKLYFIPSASHGLNFGCFPGVYEATDEAIDEMSKQMF; encoded by the coding sequence ATGTTAACAAAAAGACAGAATCTTATTGAAACCATCAAAGGTGGAAATCCGGATCGGTTTGTAAAACAGTATGAGTTCATGAATATCATTATGGAAGCACCTATGGGCGCTATGGCAGGACCCGGGCAGACAATTGTTAATGACTGGGGCATTACCTTCACCTGGCCTGAAGGACAGCTGGGCGGATTCCCGGTTCATGATGATGAACATATTGTCCTTAAGGATATTACAAAATGGCGTGATGTCGTTAAAGCGCCATCTGTTGATTATCCGGAAGAACGTTGGGCAGCTGCCATTGAACATGCGAATAGTGTCGACCGTAATGAAGAATATGTGACTTGTTTTATGGCACCAGGTCTTTTTGAAATGACTCACCATCTGATGAGCATGGAAGAAGCTATGATGGCACTTTACGAAGAACCGGAAGATATGCATGATCTGATTGATTATCTGGTCGAATATGAAATTGCCTATGCTAAGCAACTAATTGATCATCTGCATCCTGACTGTATTTTCCATCATGATGATTGGGGAAGCCAGAGAGCATCCTTCTTATCACCGGAAATGTTTGATGAATTCTTCTTACCGGCCTATAAGAAAGTATATGGTTTCTTGAAAGATAATGGTGTTGAACTGATTGTTCATCATAATGACTCCTATTCTGCTAATTTGGTTCCATCGATGATCGAGATGGGCATTGATATCTGGCAGGGTGTTATGTCAACCAATAATACTCCGGAAATGATTAAAAAATATGGAGAAAAGATTACCTTTATGGGAGACATCGATAGTGGTGTGATTGACTTTCCAGGTTGGACTAAAGAAATTATTATGGAAAAAACTAAAGAAGCCTGCGAACGGTGCGGAAAACTTTACTTTATTCCTAGTGCCAGCCATGGTTTGAATTTTGGCTGTTTCCCAGGTGTCTATGAAGCTACTGATGAAGCCATCGATGAAATGAGCAAGCAAATGTTTTAA
- the mscL gene encoding large conductance mechanosensitive channel protein MscL, with the protein MKKFFDEFKSFLLKGNVIDLSIAVIIGAAFQAIVTSFTSDIISPVLGIFAKNDFSNLVWSVAGVEIRYGAFLTAVINFVIMAFVIFLMLKLVKRLKGLKKEQAKEEKKTKTCPYCFTDIAIKASRCPNCTSALKEQLPGD; encoded by the coding sequence ATGAAAAAATTTTTTGATGAATTTAAAAGTTTTTTACTGAAGGGTAATGTTATTGATCTGTCCATTGCTGTAATCATCGGTGCTGCATTTCAGGCGATTGTAACTTCATTTACCAGTGATATTATTTCGCCGGTTTTGGGGATTTTTGCAAAAAATGATTTTAGCAATTTGGTTTGGTCGGTTGCTGGTGTGGAAATTCGATATGGAGCTTTTTTGACAGCAGTCATCAACTTTGTCATTATGGCTTTTGTGATATTTTTGATGCTCAAGCTGGTAAAACGGCTTAAAGGACTTAAAAAAGAGCAAGCCAAAGAAGAAAAGAAAACTAAGACCTGTCCTTATTGCTTTACAGATATTGCAATTAAGGCCAGTCGCTGTCCCAATTGCACATCTGCCCTAAAAGAACAGTTGCCAGGTGATTAA
- a CDS encoding 3-deoxy-7-phosphoheptulonate synthase, which translates to MSFELIKHLPSPQEIFEMLPLSEAGKKAKAQRDQMIKDVFEGKDDRFILIIGPCSADNETAVIDYVGRLKEIQKEVEDQIIIIPRIYTNKPRTTGLGYKGMLHQPDANKESNMLEGIKAIRKLHIRAIEETGLSCADEMLYPENYAYLSDLLSYVAIGARSVENQQHRLTSSGLEIPVGMKNPTSGDITVMLNAIKAAQSEHTFIFRGYEVKTNGNPLSHTIMRGSVDQYGRNFPNYHYEDIMHLINEYEKRDFENPAIIIDLNHSNSNKRFDEQPRIAREVVRNRHYDDKMKKYVKGLMIESYIEEGTQAVDGGVYGKSITDPCLGWEISEKLIKEIAKKL; encoded by the coding sequence ATGAGCTTTGAATTAATTAAACATCTGCCATCGCCGCAGGAAATCTTTGAAATGCTTCCCTTATCAGAAGCTGGGAAAAAAGCAAAGGCGCAGCGAGATCAGATGATTAAAGATGTTTTTGAGGGCAAGGATGACCGGTTTATTTTGATTATCGGCCCCTGTTCAGCAGATAACGAAACTGCGGTCATTGATTATGTTGGACGGCTAAAAGAGATTCAGAAAGAAGTTGAAGACCAGATCATAATCATTCCCCGGATTTATACTAATAAACCCAGAACTACAGGTTTAGGATATAAAGGGATGCTTCACCAGCCGGATGCCAATAAGGAATCCAATATGCTGGAAGGGATTAAAGCGATTAGAAAGCTGCATATCCGAGCCATTGAGGAAACCGGTCTTTCCTGTGCTGATGAAATGCTTTATCCGGAAAATTATGCTTATCTTTCGGATCTTTTAAGTTATGTTGCTATTGGCGCCCGTTCAGTAGAAAACCAGCAGCATCGTTTGACTTCCAGTGGTCTGGAAATTCCAGTAGGAATGAAGAATCCAACTAGTGGAGATATTACAGTAATGCTCAATGCCATCAAAGCAGCCCAAAGCGAGCACACCTTTATTTTTAGAGGCTATGAGGTAAAAACCAACGGGAATCCTCTTTCTCACACGATTATGAGGGGATCAGTGGACCAGTATGGTAGAAATTTCCCTAATTATCATTATGAGGATATTATGCATCTGATAAATGAATATGAAAAACGGGATTTCGAGAACCCGGCTATCATTATTGACCTTAACCATTCCAATTCAAACAAACGATTCGATGAGCAGCCGCGTATCGCCAGAGAAGTAGTCAGAAATCGCCATTACGATGATAAGATGAAAAAATATGTAAAAGGTTTGATGATTGAAAGTTATATTGAGGAAGGAACTCAGGCTGTTGATGGCGGTGTTTATGGGAAGTCTATCACCGATCCATGTCTCGGCTGGGAAATATCTGAAAAACTAATAAAAGAAATTGCCAAAAAGCTGTAA